cacaccacacacacatcacacacaaaaccactcacacaccacacatacaccatCAGACCTGCACAACTCATTACAATCAGTTTCAGTCAGCTCTGTTCAGGTGTTTCAGGTTTTATACGATGAGATAATAAAATCAGAAGAATTTTCGTGTGATCCTGATGTGGAACTTATCGTCAACAACTACCTCTCCGACCTCAATGTTGACGATGGCGTTTTGACGTGTAAACTGTTGAGGGGACGCAACTCTCTCTGTAAATGGCTGCtctgtggctgttgttgtgATTATCGCAGGTTCCCCTTTTTGTGCAATTCTTTCTCCATCTTCCTGTACAACATCCCTGTGAGGTACCGAGATTTCCGCTTCTTCCGCCTGGGGCAGCAGAAAATCTTCTAGATCGCCCTCCACGGCAACAAAGGCTACGCCGTGTCCTGCCACTACGCCTCCCTCGTGCACAGCGGCAATGACCTCACGTAGTACGTCACGCGCATCGTCTGACGTCATGCAGCTACTTTCTGACAGGTCAAGGACGGTCATGTCGGGAAGGTTGAGAGCGGCCTGTGACAGGCGCAACGCTCCCTGGGGCGAAATATTAGAATACTGAAGAAGAAGTTCCTGGAGTCGAGGCAGACAGTGAAGTACATCAGCCAGGTAGACGGCGCCACTTTCTGTCACAGGATTGTGGATGAGGTTCAGGTGACGAAGGTACTTGAAGACGCCTCGGCGCACGGCGTCCGCCAGAAGCCTGAAGCTGTCGTCGTCCAAGTCGTTCTCCTGTAGCACGAGCTTGTCCAGGCCCGCAACTGTGTAGTGAGTCCACCCAGACCTTGCAGGAAGTAGCGGCTCTTGCCCAGGTGGCACTTCCATAGACCAAGGTAGTGCCACACGTCCGATTCAGCTAAAGTCATCAGTAGTTTGTCTCCGAGGTCAGCCTTGTCATCCACCAGAGTGCACTCCCTAGTTCTAGGAACTGCATGTTGTGACACAACGACAGATGCTTCAGCAAAGGCATTAGCCCTTCAGTAGAGTAACCCCCTGCCACAGGGACACTTTGGTTAGTCGCAGTTTGTCGTGAAGAACTCGCACAAGGTGCTGGAGCCCATCGTCTTGAAGGTGACAGGCGTTTAGGTTGATCACGTGCAAATCACGTGCGGCGGCCAGAATGCATCCAATCACGAAGGCCGACCCGACGTCCAGCTCACACTCACTCAATCGCAGCAGCCGCAAGGTGGAGCGCGAGGCCAGAGCCGGCACCAAGTGTGACAACCCTGTCGAGGTGATGACATTTGAGGCTAGGGAAAGCTCGCGCAAGTCGGGAAGTGCCTGGAGTTGTCGTCCCAAGTGCTGAAGGTGTTTGTCGCGAAGGCCAGTACGCTCCAGCATCAAGTGGCGTAGTTTTCCCAGGTGAGAAAACTTGGGGAGTTGTCCTTCTTTGTCGTCTGTCAGGCGTATACCGTTTAAGACCAGTTCTTGCACCGAATGACAGGGCATGGCGTCCAGCAGCCGCTGAAGATGGGTCAGGCTGACCTCGCAGTCCGACAGATCAAAGTGAGCGACCGACTCCAAGCCTAACATGGCGGTCTCTAGACAGCACACGTGGCGTTCCTGCAGGCGGTTGTTGCAGAGTTTCAGGGCCGGGTGACTGGCCAGGCGCCGCGGGCTTCGATCCTGCCAGGCGACCGACAGAAGCATGGGGCGGAGGACGAGAGGACCGGGTACGTTGGTGAGCTGAGTGCATGCAAGCACGGCCCGCAGCTCCACATCTGTAGCGTCGCTGAGCTTTCTGCTGAGGTCAACATGACGGGTGGCCGACACCACAGCTTGCAGCGTCGTTTCTGTCGTCTCCCAGTCGACGTCGTCAAGCCTTAGGTGACGCAGCTTCCGCTTGAGGGCCGGTGTGAGGGCGGGACACGTGCTGACCGCAATATGCGCAGGTGGAGGCCACTCTGGGGAAAGTGCTGCCACCAACTCAAAGGCTGGATGTGAAGTGTCATAGCAAGAGAGACAATCCAGCAGCAGCTGCGTAGTGTCACTTGGAGAAGATAGGGGATGTGAGAGTGACGTGTCGGCACTAGAGACAAGCTTTGAGGGTAGCGTCAAGGGTTGTGAGGGAGAGGTGTCATCCTTCGCGAGGAGGTGAAGGACGATGTGATGGGAGCCAACTCCTAAGGCAAAGGACAAATGTTTGTCGTCAGGAGCAGGCAAACTAGACACCATGCTACTGATCGCATGGTCCGCCACAAAGGGGTCACAGAAGGTGAGCCGCCCCAGGTGACCTGATGACGTGACGGGCACGAGAAGGCCGGCAGTGCGCAGCCGCTCAGCCGCGGGGAGGAAGTCTAAAGACAAGTGTGACAACTCCTGTACGTCCAGTACTACCATTGCTTCCCCCTCCCGCCCAGTGTCCACCCTCATTTGTACCCCTGCCGTGGCGACGACTTTCTCCTGGCTGAGTTTGACAAAAAGCGTCGACACGATCGTTGTCAAGTCGGCGACGTAGTCAACGTCTAATCGAAAAAACTCCCTGCAAGCTTTCATAGCAAAGATCAAAGCCTTTTCCCAAGGCCTGTCAACTAACTCCGTTGCTACTGTTGTCGCCAAGACTGGGTGATGGGTGGCTAGCCAGTCTAGAAAAGACCTCAGCAGGCGGGGGATGTGGGTCACGTGGTACATCTTGGCGCTCGCCTGCGGACATGTGGACAGGAGGTTGAACAGCAGCGCTTCTCCCACTGACCGGGCAAGTGAGGGCTCTAAACAGTCAAGTAAAAGTTAGGATTAGTAGATAATGTAAACTGTATGAATAGAACGTCACGTCAGACCACAAAGTGTGATAATTCTTTCTTAGACTAAGTTTTTACTCCTCACCtaaaattttcatgcattttcacgctctctctctctctctctctcacacacacacacataaacacacccacacacatctgTAATCACGCTTGCTCTTACTTGTGATACTGATTGAATGTACCCTTGCTATCATTCGTGTTGACTGGCTCATTTTAAAGTCAACAAAATTATGGTAGAGGTTCCGCTGATGCggaagatgcttttctatgaGAATGCGactgttgaagatctgctcaactgtccTTCTACATGATCTGAAACCAATCTGTTCTTATGGTAGCAGCTCTTCTGCGGTggtcttgtgctgatctgtgTTTATGAAGGTCTTTAGAAGTTGGTAGGCCGTTTTGCTGTCACCTTGTGCCATTCCCGGCATTGGCTCTCGATCCAATCCTCTCTAGCTACCTTCCTCCCTTTCTTGACGGtgcagttcacttctttgtatttggaagctgcttccagtttgctttccttttctctcttcagtGAGTTCCTTgggtcacagagatctaggatgTCATTCGTGACCCATGCCTGTTTCTTATTTCTATATCGCCATAGAACCTCCTAGGCTACtgacagtagcacctctttgatgtttccaacGAGGGAGTCTACATCACATTCCACcaatcattcaatcaatcaAACTTCTACATTTTACCTTAGCAGTATGCTAGAATCAACACATATTTTCACTATGAATGCAGCTATTTACCATCTGAAGATACATAGATACCTATCAGAGGCTCATGTTTAATATGGTTTGACTTACCGTTGACCCATTTCAGGAAAGCTTCACAGTGGTTGAGGTTGTCCTCCGTAATGGCCACTCTGAGCCCAATCCGCCGCCATATCAGTCCATAGCCGGCCGCCTGCTCCCTCAGCCAGCGGCGCCGCTCCTCCGTCAGCAGGCCGTGCTCCAACAGCTGCACCAGCGACCCGCCCTCCAGCAACTTCCGGATTGTGCTGACGTCACTCACATAGTTCATACGCAGGCCTACATGTAGACAGCCAACAGTCACAGACGTGGCGCAGATGgtgttgacaatatttttataaagctCGATTAAATGCGTCACCTGAAAGTAACCATTGATTTCCATGGATTATCATGAGACAGAGTTACATGACTTTTCTATCACTATAagtaaatatacatacacacatagaaatacatcatcattattatcatcatcatcatcatcatcggtaACCGCCGGACACAGAGCAAGCAGGCGCACCAGGGGAGGAAACCCGCCGGTACATAAAGTCGGAATGGGCGAGGATGAGAAGCAGCGGCGGTGAGAACTCACACTGAGGCCGATCTTAAGGGTTAGGGCCCCTAGCTGCTTGCTCGACAAGCTTTAGAGCTTTAGAGCGCTCATCTATCCCTCCCTAACTGCTTGTTGGACAATTTTTAGAGAGCTCAAAACAACGATGCTCGTATTGTCTTCTGTCAGCGCAAAGCCGACCATGCACATCTACAATACTACACCACCTACACTACTACACCCCTACAACACTACACCCATAAAATACACCATTATCATATTTCACCACTACACCCGTATAAGAATACAGCACTACAAtattacacacaaataaacacatgtGTAGAATTGTAAGAACACCTAATTTAAACACATATATCGAATCGTAAGAACACAAGGCTGCTCACATGCTGTGGTTCCTTGGCAACAGTTGTGAAAAAGGTTTCCGCGATAGCTGATATGACCGCCTTCTGAAACCTTTGGACTTGATCGTCTACAAGGTCACTAAGATGGCGTCCTTCCAGCTCCTTTAGAAGTGGTTCATCAAGAGTAAGTCCCGCAGTACGCGGAGGAAGTGGACTGTCGTGGTCAACTTCCatgtcatcttcttcttcttcgacGAAATCCACCTCCATCGCCACCTCACCTGAACAGATATGTGTACACTACATGTCAACTCTCCCATCTCACCTAACAGGTGTGTACAATAACTGTCAACTTTCCCATCTCATcgatataataataacaacaacaataataatagcaacaataaatgcaaaatttgtaaagcgcgtaCTGCCAACAAAGAAAGTATGTatttagcgcttaagaacaagagcgaaacatggacagtactaaacgaataataaaatcaaatacagaaaacacaaagaggaaccaaataacaagaacaagagctgagagtaacacgacattgcaaaaggaagggtgcgacaaaggactggcattatgggaaaggttgttaggagtaatgctcacataagaggtgtgttttcagtgcacgtttaaaggatttaatagtgggtaggtggcgggtatggaaaggagagagttccattgtttcgctgcacaataactaaaagtcctgtggccatatgttgttctggtgagaggaagagtaagaagacgatcatCTTAGTTTATCTGTATTTAATACTTATTCTAAtagtacaaaattattttaattagctTATTCTTTCCCTCTGAAGGGCGAGGACTAAATggaaaaatgcattttcttgcttattttacctcttgttaataaaattttcattgtgtttgtcaaagaattgtcattgtcacctACACAGGTGTGTGTACACTACATGTCAACTCTCTCATCTTACCTAACAAGTGTATACAATACTTGTGAATTCTCCCATCGCACCTACATAAAAGGTCTACAATAACTATCAACTCTTAGGGTATCAGAAGTAACAGAGCTTACGGACTGTGGAGCACCAGTTTGCCTCTCCACCACGGGCTCGCGGTTTAAAGAATGCAAACTGGTCCCCATTGATTAGGTTGATTATGTTGATCAGGTAAGATCACTCTAACCCACACTGGCTTCCAATGATTAGGTGTGGGAGGTAAGTTAACCTTAAGCCAAACTGTTCCCCCTTCTCCGCCCATTGATGAGGTTCGTGGCAAGCCATACAAGAGAGCGTTAGTTCCTCCACTGCCACCAAGAAAACATGCTCTAGAGATATACAGGTGTGCAAATGTAGTAAACAGAGACACACTGAATCAAACACACCCGAGGTGTAGAGATTTTTAGAAGTGGATTTAAACACATATCTACAACTGGCTTTAGACACAAATGACTGCTTTCAAAGTCTCACCAATAAGAACTGCAAACTCACATAACAGGTCCTCAATCTTTTGGGCCAGGTGTTCCAGTCGCACCTGCCTGCTGCGTAGTCCCTGCTGTAGACCAGTCACCCAGTTCCCTCTTCTTGACAACAGATTTAACATGCGCCAAGCCGCGTGGGTCCGGCCGTGAGTGTCCTGCCGTGCTTGAATCATCTCCTGCAAGCCAGTTACACTTGAGGGCTGCACGACACTGTACAGCACCATATCGAGGACTACAGCCTCATAGTGAGTCACATACACCCTGAGTAAGGATTGTGGTATTCCTAACGA
This sequence is a window from Pomacea canaliculata isolate SZHN2017 linkage group LG5, ASM307304v1, whole genome shotgun sequence. Protein-coding genes within it:
- the LOC112564837 gene encoding uncharacterized protein LOC112564837 yields the protein MVTLGVHNKRLPLEDVLARKIREEFVRTVDPSLLIPNLPHNLLTDVDEEMIQARQDTHGRTHAAWRMLNLLSRRGNWVTGLQQGLRSRQVRLEHLAQKIEDLLCEFAVLIGEVAMEVDFVEEEEDDMEVDHDSPLPPRTAGLTLDEPLLKELEGRHLSDLVDDQVQRFQKAVISAIAETFFTTVAKEPQHVTHLIELYKNIVNTICATSVTVGCLHVGLRMNYVSDVSTIRKLLEGGSLVQLLEHGLLTEERRRWLREQAAGYGLIWRRIGLRVAITEDNLNHCEAFLKWVNEPSLARSVGEALLFNLLSTCPQASAKMYHVTHIPRLLRSFLDWLATHHPVLATTVATELVDRPWEKALIFAMKACREFFRLDVDYVADLTTIVSTLFVKLSQEKVVATAGVQMRVDTGREGEAMVVLDVQELSHLSLDFLPAAERLRTAGLLVPVTSSGHLGRLTFCDPFVADHAISSMVSSLPAPDDKHLSFALGVGSHHIVLHLLAKDDTSPSQPLTLPSKLVSSADTSLSHPLSSPSDTTQLLLDCLSCYDTSHPAFELVAALSPEWPPPAHIAVSTCPALTPALKRKLRHLRLDDVDWETTETTLQAVVSATRHVDLSRKLSDATDVELRAVLACTQLTNVPGPLVLRPMLLSVAWQDRSPRRLASHPALKLCNNRLQERHVCCLETAMLGLESVAHFDLSDCEVSLTHLQRLLDAMPCHSVQELVLNGIRLTDDKEGQLPKFSHLGKLRHLMLERTGLRDKHLQHLGRQLQALPDLRELSLASNVITSTGLSHLVPALASRSTLRLLRLSECELDVGSAFVIGCILAAARDLHVINLNACHLQDDGLQHLVRVLHDKLRLTKVSLWQGVTLLKG